A segment of the Cohnella algarum genome:
AGGCCCGCTGCCGGAAGAGACGTACCGTTCCATTCGGGAGCGGTGGAAGGAAGCGGCCGAGCCGGATTGGATCGGATTGGAATAATGCTCCTATAGAGGAATTTAGCGGCGCGTATAGCAGCCGCTATTTTTTTTGCATTTTGTAATTTCGATTACAGAAAAAGCGATGCCTGTTTTGCTAAGATACATTTCGTATCATATGTTCATTTTGAGTCGGATTGTATCGAGGAGGAGGAATTGGTTTTGGTTATGGGATTATCCCGCAGCAGTCGAAAAATCATGCTGGTCGTTGTCGCGTTACTCTTGGCTGCAGGCGCGCTTCCGCCGATGTTCGCCGAGGCCGAAACGGCCGCCAAGGGGGTCGTGGCCGGGACCGTCTATGAGAAGAACGGCCTTCCGGCGCAAAACGCCACCGTTTATGTTTACAAGGAAGGCAGCAACAATCCATCTACGACAAGCACGAACGCAAGGGGCAATTTTTGGCTGAACAACGTCGAGCCGGGCAATTATCGCGTACAGGCCAAACGCAACTATGAAACATATACGTACGACAGCGGTTATTCGGCATACGCCCAGGTGGCCGCCGGGGAAACGACGGTTTACGATTTGACGATCGATGCCGTGGACGGCGCCCTTTCGGGCAGCGTCAAGGACGGGAACGGGAATCCGTTGCCCGGCGCCAAAATGTATCTGTACAAGGGCTCTTCGACAAGTTCGAGCGTCACGGTCGAAGCGGACAGCAGGGGAATGTTTCTCTTTCCCAAAGTGGCCGCAGGGGAGTACCGGACGAAGGTTTCTATCGGCATAGGCCCGTACACTTTCGAATCCGAGTTCAGCAGCCCCGTTGCGGTATCCGCCGGAACAACGGCGCAAGCGGGCGAATTGACGGCGGTACCGACCAAGGGAGCGGTCGCCGCGGCCGTCGCCGGGCCGAACGGCGAACCGATCAATAGCGCGACCGTCAATCTTTACAGGGACGGATCGTCCGTCAGCGCCGCAAACGTGCGAACGGACAACGCCGGGGATGCCATGCTGAAAAACGTCGCCCCCGGCACTTATCAAGCAAAAGCGACCTATTCGACGTTTTTTTACAATTATGAGTCGGAGCTTTCGGAGTCCTTCGAAGTGACGCCGGGAAATTTGGCGGCGTCCGGGAGCTTGAACCTGAAAACCGGGCAGGGGCCGCCAGCGCCAACGTAACGGACGCCGACGGCAATCCCGTGGCGAACGCGCTCGTCTATTTGTACAAAGGCAGCACCAGCGTCAGCGCCGCCTCCGGGTACACCAACGTCAACGGCAACGTGTTTTTCACCAAGCTGGCGCCCGGCCCCTACCGGATGGTCGTGAATTTCCGTCCGGCAACCGTTACTTATACGGCGGAATCGCCCGTATTCGATGTCCGCGCGGGCGAAGTAGCGGCGAACTCGCTTCGACTTGCGGACTACGCAAGCGCAACGAAATTAACCGGGTTTAAAGGAACCGTAACGGACGCCGACGGAAATTTGATCTACAATGCCACGGTTTATTTATACCGGGCTTCCGGTACCGGCCACATCAATTCCACGTCGACGGATTACAGCGGAAACTACAGCTTCCGGACGCTGGAGCCCGGGGAGTACAGGGTTCAAGCAAGGTACAACAACGGGAATTACACGATGCTATCGGAGTTTTCGGACATCGTCGCCGTCAGCTCGGGACTGGAAGTCGTCGATCTGAAAATGGCTCCCACAAACGGCCAGATCGCGGGCAAAGTGACGGACGATACGGGAGCGCCGGTCGAAGCCGCCACCGTTTACCTGTACCAGGGAGACCGGACCGGCGATTCGGGGAATACGGCAACGGGGGCGGCGGGCAACTATTTGTTTTGGAATCGGGAGCCTGGCGACTATCGGGTCCAGGCGGCGTACAACACCGCGCTGTATACCTTTAAATCGGAGTTCAGTCCGAAACGGGCGGTTGTCCCCGGGGAGACGACGACGATCCATCTTACCGCTTCGCCGGTCAAGGGCGCGGCCGTCGGCACTGTTCGCGACCGGGACGGAAACCCCGTCGAGGGCGCGACGGTTTACTTGTACAAGGACGGAGCTACGAGCCACACCGCGTACAGTACGACCAACAGTCTCGGCAATTTTGCGATTTCTCGCGTGGACGCCGGTACGTATCGGGTCAAAGCCAGATACTACGATTCCAATTACACTTACGAATCGGAGCTCTCGTCGGAGCTGTACACGATCGCGAACGGCCAGGCGACTCTCGTGAAGGACTTGAGCCTGTCGCCGACGAACGGGGCTATTATCGGCGAGGTCGTAGACGAAGAAGGGAAGCCTGTCAAAGATGCGAAGATCTATCTTTACGCCGGAGATAACGGTTATCGCATCAACAGCACCGATTCGGACGGGTTGGGTCAATACCAGTTCCGGCAAATCGACGTCGGCGAATATCGGGTGAAAGCCGTTTATTCCGACGGAACCTATTCTTACGAATCGAGCGACAGCGCGCACTTTGTCGTCAACCGCGGCGACAGCGCGCCGGCAGAGCGTCTGACGCTGCGCGTCATCCGCGGAGCCGTAACCGGAACGGTCAAGAACGCTTCCGGACAACCGGTTAAGGACGCGTCGGTCTCCTTGTATAAAACGGGAAGCACCTACTCCAGCAGTTCGGCATTGACCGACGCATCCGGGAAATTCAACCTGAATGCGGTCGAGCCGGGGCAATATCAGCTCAAGGCGATCTATTCCGACGCAACGTATTCGTATGCGTCGGATCTCTCCGGGCCGTTCCGGATCGAAACCGGCCAGACCGTTCAGGCGGGGGATATCGTCATTCGCGTCATCGACGGCGCGGCGGCGGGAACGGTCGTCAAACTGGACGGCGCGCCGGTTTCGAATGTAGAGGTTACGCTGTATAAAGGAGCCGACGCGATAGCGCGGGCGTTTACGGACCAGGACGGAAAGTTCCTTCACGCCAAAAGGACGCCCGGCGATTACCGGATCAAAGCCGCATACGAGGATTCCCTTTACAAATACGCATCGGATTTCGCCTCGCTGCAAATTTCGGCGGGACAAACGACGACTCTTCCTCCGTTAACCGTCATCCCGATCGCGGGAGCGGTCGAGGGAACGATCACGGATAAAGACGGCCAGCCTCTCGGGGCGTCCGAGGTCCGGCTATTCAAGGAGGGCGGCACGTCTCCTTCGGCCAGGACGGAGACGGGAGCGGACGGATCTTACCGGTTCGCGAAGCTGGAGCCGGGGCGTTACCGGATCGAAGCGGCCGAAGTCGTCTCCGAGCCGTTCGCCGTTACCGCAGGACAGACCCGGGAGGTTGATCTGTCGGCATCCCGCGACGTGATTCCACCGGTAACCTCCTATGAATTGAAGGAGATTCGCTCCAATGACGGCCGCTATATCACAGCGTTGAACGTAACTCTTTCCGTCAATGAGGCCGGGGCAAAAACGGAATACCGGATTAACGGAGGCGCCTGGAAGGCGTACGGCGGTTCCTTCACCGTTTACCCGGAGACGACGGAGACGCTCGAGTGGAGAAGCATCGACAAGGCGGGGAACGTCGAACGCATTTGGTTTGCCGACTTCAACGCCGGCACGATCAACCAGCTGCCTTAACATAAGGACGCGGAAGAAAGGAGGTGGAGAAAATGACAACGATGCCGTCGGCAGCCGAGGGAACGATCCGGAAAAAGGAGTGGGTGGAGCCCGCCCTCGAAGTGCTGTCCGTCAAGTTCACCGAAGCGGACCATTTCTGGGAGTTCGTATGGGACGGGGATTTCTACAAGCGACAGCTGGTCATGTCCAGTTGATCGCCGAAGCGAACTAAACCGCAATCCGGTTCGACCGACAGTTCGTCCAAACGACGTTCGGCAAGAGCCTCTTCGCTTCCTTCAGAGGAAGCGGGAGGCTTTTTATCGTATCCTTGCCGGGCGGTCTGAATAAAGGAAAGCCAATGTGCAAAAGCTGAGGCGTGCACAACGGGAAATGCCGGAAGGCCCGTTTCATCGGGACGGGACCGGCCGAACCTCGAATAATCAAAGAGAAGGTGCTGCGTGATGGAGCAAATGCAAGAGCTGAAAAACACATTGTCCTACCTTCATTCCGAACTGAACCGAATCGAAACGATGGCGGGCACGCTGTCCACGATCGAGCACGATCATTTCACCAAATTGAACGGGTTCGATCATCGGGGACTGGCGGATATCGCGGTGGAAGAGCAGCAAGCGTCGCGGCAGCTCGGAACGATCAAGCATATGTGCTTGTCGATGGCGCAAAAAATCGACGGGCTTCGGCAATCCCTCGATGGCGGCGACCCGAAGGAGAGCAAGCGGCATGCGGAGACTCATTGAAGGCTGGATCCGCTCCGCGCTTAACGAAACGGTAGACAAGGCGATCCTGCGCATCGTCCGGGACCAGTATACCGAAAATTTATTCGAAATGGTGCCGGCCACGAGGAAGGTAGGGCTGACCAACCTGGCGGAAATCGCCATGCGGGCGAATCAGGGGACGCCGATTTCCCGCCCGCTCGGCTCTCCGCTGCATTTTTCCCCATGGGAGAAGCTTCTGTTCAACCCCGTGCATCTTTTCCGCTTTCCGACGCCGGAGAACGTTCGCATCCAAACGGCCGTCACGATCGGCCGCCGCGCGAGGAAGCCGCTGACGCTTTCGATGCCGGTGATGATCGCGGCCATGTCGTTCGGCGGGGCATTGAGCAAAAGCGCGAAAATCGCCCTGGCCAAGGCGGCAACCGCTGCGGGAACGGCAACCAACACCGGGGAAGCGGGCTTGATGGAGGAGGAAAGAAACGCGGCCCGGCTGCTGATCGGTCAATACAACCGCGGCGGCTGGATGAATTCGCCCGAAGCCTATATGCGGCTGAACGCGATCGAAATCCAGTTGGGCCAGGGCGCGCAGGGGTCGACTTCGCAGCGGACGTCGGCCAAAAATATCGGGAACGATTTTCGGGAAGTGTTCGGCCTTGCCGAAGGCGAAGACGCCGTCATCCATTCCCGGCTTCCCGGAGTCGATACGCAGGACGATTTTATCCGATTGGTTCGAAGGCTCCGGGACGAAACCGGCGTGCCGGTCGGATTGAAAATCGCCGCCACGCATCATTTGGAAAAAGAACTGCAAGTAGCCGTCGAGGCAGGGGTAGACTTCGTGACGGTCGACGGCGCGGAAGGCGGAACGCACGGCGGCGCGCCGTCGCTGCAGGACGACGTCGGGCTTCCGACGTTGTTTGCGGTGGCGCGGGCGGCGGCGTTTCTGGCCGAAAAGGGAGCCGCCTCGGACGTCCAACTGATCGCGACGGGGGGCCTGATTACCCCGGGGCAAATGCTGAAAGCGATCGCGCTGGGCGCCGACGCCGTCTACATCGGAACCGCGGCGCTCATGGCGCTGGCGAGCGAGCAAATGGTCGAAACCGTTCCGTTCGAGCCGCCGACAAGCCTGGTCGTCTATTCCGGGAAATTGACGAGCGAGCTGAATATCGACCAAGCGGCGGCCAATCTGGCCCGCTATTTGAACGCGTGCGCGATGGAAATGGAGCAGGTCGCCGTTTCCCTCGGCAAAACGTCGCTCGCGGATATTTCCAAGTCCGACTTGTGCGCGATCGATCCTTTCGTGGCGAAAGCGACCGGGATTGAGCTCGGCTACGTCGCTCCGACGCGGCAAAACCGCTTTTTCGAAGAGACGGCGCCGTTTTTCGCTCCCTCCGAAGACACGGCCGAACGATCGCAAGCCCCGCTGCATTAAAAAGCATGTCGAACCCTTGCACGCGAATAACGGCCTCGAGAGGCCGTTATTTTGGCTGAGCGGTTGCTATTTGCGGGTACGGCCCGAATCGGCCGATTATTCCGTTTCCGCCAAACGGGTCCCGCCGATCCAGACCCCTTTCAGGCGAAGGGCGTCGTCGAGCAGCAGCACGTCCGCGCGCTTGCCGGGCGCAAGCGACCCATGGGTTTTGTCCAGCCCCAGCTGCCGGGCCGGATTGCGGCTGGCCATGCGGCTCGCTTCCTCGACGGTTACGCCAACCTCGCGAACCATCAGGCGGAACGCATCGATCATCGTGAGCGTGCTTCCGGCCAAATTTCCCTCGGCCAATCGCGCGACGCCGTCCTTCATCGTGACGGGCAATTCGCCGAGCGTGTATTGCCCGTCCGGCATGCCGGCGGCTTCCATCGCGTCGGTGATGAGCACGACGTTGTCGACGCCTTTGGCCTTGACCAGCACGCGGATGCCGGCCGGGTGAACGTGATGTCCGTCGGCGATCACTTCGGCGGCGATCCGGTCGTCCGCCATGATCGCGCCGGCGGTGCCCGGCTCCCGGTGATGAAACGGGCGCATGCCGTTAAAGGTGTGAACCGCATGGCGCAGTCCCCGTTCCGCCGCGGCCGTCATCTGCGCGTAGGTCGCATCGGTATGGCCCGCGGACGGGACGATGCCGTTTGCCACAAGAAGATCGATATATTCGAGCGCGCCTTTGGCTTCCGGCGCGAGCGTCTGCATTTTGATGATGCCCGGATAGGCGCGCGTCCAATCTTCGAGCCATTCTTTTTGAGGCGGCAAAATGTAGTCTGCGTTCTGGGCGCCTTTCCATTTCACGCTGACGAACGGACCTTCGAAATGAACGCCGAGCACTTGCGCGTACGGCATCGGTCCGGCCATATAGCGGCTCGCCCGGTCGAGAACGGCGGTCAACTGATCGCGGGGCGACGTGAGCGAAGTGGCGAGCAGCCCCGTCGTGCCGTGCCGGGCGTGGAATTTCGCGATCGCATCGAGACCTTCCCGTTCGGCGAACATGAAGTCGTAGCCCGCTCCGCCGTGCACATGCACGTCGACGAAGCCCGGCAACACCCAGCCGCCGCGTCCGTCGATTCTCTCGGCGGAGCCGGCTTCGGACGGCACGGGGTCCGAAGACCCGCCGATGCCGGCAATGACGCCGTCGCGCAGCCAGATCCAGCCGCATTCGAGAGTCCCTTCCGGCGTGACGACGCGTCCTCCTTCCATGAGCGTATCCGTCTTGATCTTCTCCATTTCAGATTCAGCTCCCGTCATGAAAGTTTCCCCGCGGCTTCTTTGTCCAGCAGGACGACAAGGTGAGGGTGCGTTTGCAGCAGGGATGCCGGGCAATCCGTCGTTATCGGACCCGTAAGGGCGCGGTGGACGATGTCGGCCTTATCCGCTCCGCGCACGACAAGCAAAATCGTTTTCGCTTTGAGAATCGTGCCGACGCCCATCGTGATCGCCTGCTTCGGCACTTCGTCGACGCTGTCGAAAAACCTCGCGTTCGCTTTCAACGTTTCCTCGGCCAAATCCACGACGTGCGTGCCGCGAATCAACGCGTGCGCGGGCTCGTTGAACCCGATATGGCCGTTGTGCCCGATGCCGAGCAGCTGCAGGTCGATTTGTCCCGCGTCGGCGATCAGCCGGTCGTAGCGCTCGCATTCGGCTTGAGGGTCCGGCGCGTTGCCGTTCGGAATGTGGGCCCGTTCGGCGGGCAAATCGATATGATGGAATAAGTGCTCATGCATATAGGCGTAGTAGCTTTGCGGGTGTTTCTTGTCGAGGCCGACGTATTCGTCAAGATTGAACGAAGTCGCCTGGCTGAAGCTGAACAGCCCGCGCTTGAAATCGCTGACGAGCCGTTCGTAAATGCCGACCGGCGTGCCGCCGGTCGCCAGTCCCAGAACCGCCTTCGGCTGCGTTTGAACGAGTCCGGCGATAATGTTCGCGCCCGCTTCGTTCAGTTTTTCGTTGGAATCGAACGTCAAAATGTTCATGGAAGGTTAAATCTCCTTTTGGCTCGTGTATTGTTGGACCGTCCGGT
Coding sequences within it:
- a CDS encoding carboxypeptidase-like regulatory domain-containing protein, yielding MGLSRSSRKIMLVVVALLLAAGALPPMFAEAETAAKGVVAGTVYEKNGLPAQNATVYVYKEGSNNPSTTSTNARGNFWLNNVEPGNYRVQAKRNYETYTYDSGYSAYAQVAAGETTVYDLTIDAVDGALSGSVKDGNGNPLPGAKMYLYKGSSTSSSVTVEADSRGMFLFPKVAAGEYRTKVSIGIGPYTFESEFSSPVAVSAGTTAQAGELTAVPTKGAVAAAVAGPNGEPINSATVNLYRDGSSVSAANVRTDNAGDAMLKNVAPGTYQAKATYSTFFYNYESELSESFEVTPGNLAASGSLNLKTGQGPPAPT
- a CDS encoding FMN-binding glutamate synthase family protein; the encoded protein is MRRLIEGWIRSALNETVDKAILRIVRDQYTENLFEMVPATRKVGLTNLAEIAMRANQGTPISRPLGSPLHFSPWEKLLFNPVHLFRFPTPENVRIQTAVTIGRRARKPLTLSMPVMIAAMSFGGALSKSAKIALAKAATAAGTATNTGEAGLMEEERNAARLLIGQYNRGGWMNSPEAYMRLNAIEIQLGQGAQGSTSQRTSAKNIGNDFREVFGLAEGEDAVIHSRLPGVDTQDDFIRLVRRLRDETGVPVGLKIAATHHLEKELQVAVEAGVDFVTVDGAEGGTHGGAPSLQDDVGLPTLFAVARAAAFLAEKGAASDVQLIATGGLITPGQMLKAIALGADAVYIGTAALMALASEQMVETVPFEPPTSLVVYSGKLTSELNIDQAAANLARYLNACAMEMEQVAVSLGKTSLADISKSDLCAIDPFVAKATGIELGYVAPTRQNRFFEETAPFFAPSEDTAERSQAPLH
- the nagB gene encoding glucosamine-6-phosphate deaminase, encoding MNILTFDSNEKLNEAGANIIAGLVQTQPKAVLGLATGGTPVGIYERLVSDFKRGLFSFSQATSFNLDEYVGLDKKHPQSYYAYMHEHLFHHIDLPAERAHIPNGNAPDPQAECERYDRLIADAGQIDLQLLGIGHNGHIGFNEPAHALIRGTHVVDLAEETLKANARFFDSVDEVPKQAITMGVGTILKAKTILLVVRGADKADIVHRALTGPITTDCPASLLQTHPHLVVLLDKEAAGKLS
- a CDS encoding carboxypeptidase regulatory-like domain-containing protein, which encodes MANALVYLYKGSTSVSAASGYTNVNGNVFFTKLAPGPYRMVVNFRPATVTYTAESPVFDVRAGEVAANSLRLADYASATKLTGFKGTVTDADGNLIYNATVYLYRASGTGHINSTSTDYSGNYSFRTLEPGEYRVQARYNNGNYTMLSEFSDIVAVSSGLEVVDLKMAPTNGQIAGKVTDDTGAPVEAATVYLYQGDRTGDSGNTATGAAGNYLFWNREPGDYRVQAAYNTALYTFKSEFSPKRAVVPGETTTIHLTASPVKGAAVGTVRDRDGNPVEGATVYLYKDGATSHTAYSTTNSLGNFAISRVDAGTYRVKARYYDSNYTYESELSSELYTIANGQATLVKDLSLSPTNGAIIGEVVDEEGKPVKDAKIYLYAGDNGYRINSTDSDGLGQYQFRQIDVGEYRVKAVYSDGTYSYESSDSAHFVVNRGDSAPAERLTLRVIRGAVTGTVKNASGQPVKDASVSLYKTGSTYSSSSALTDASGKFNLNAVEPGQYQLKAIYSDATYSYASDLSGPFRIETGQTVQAGDIVIRVIDGAAAGTVVKLDGAPVSNVEVTLYKGADAIARAFTDQDGKFLHAKRTPGDYRIKAAYEDSLYKYASDFASLQISAGQTTTLPPLTVIPIAGAVEGTITDKDGQPLGASEVRLFKEGGTSPSARTETGADGSYRFAKLEPGRYRIEAAEVVSEPFAVTAGQTREVDLSASRDVIPPVTSYELKEIRSNDGRYITALNVTLSVNEAGAKTEYRINGGAWKAYGGSFTVYPETTETLEWRSIDKAGNVERIWFADFNAGTINQLP
- the nagA gene encoding N-acetylglucosamine-6-phosphate deacetylase, whose protein sequence is MEKIKTDTLMEGGRVVTPEGTLECGWIWLRDGVIAGIGGSSDPVPSEAGSAERIDGRGGWVLPGFVDVHVHGGAGYDFMFAEREGLDAIAKFHARHGTTGLLATSLTSPRDQLTAVLDRASRYMAGPMPYAQVLGVHFEGPFVSVKWKGAQNADYILPPQKEWLEDWTRAYPGIIKMQTLAPEAKGALEYIDLLVANGIVPSAGHTDATYAQMTAAAERGLRHAVHTFNGMRPFHHREPGTAGAIMADDRIAAEVIADGHHVHPAGIRVLVKAKGVDNVVLITDAMEAAGMPDGQYTLGELPVTMKDGVARLAEGNLAGSTLTMIDAFRLMVREVGVTVEEASRMASRNPARQLGLDKTHGSLAPGKRADVLLLDDALRLKGVWIGGTRLAETE